A stretch of the bacterium genome encodes the following:
- a CDS encoding ribosome maturation factor RimP has product MNTNRVIGQIRGILDPILKQLDLELVEVTFRVENGRWILRITIDCETGVRVEHCTKVSRELSVHLDVEDIIPVKYYLEVSSPGLDRPLKDEKDFERFTGRLVAIKTHRSVAGRKKIRGTLEGIEDGIVKVLLEEGIRIDVPVEDIATARLDFKF; this is encoded by the coding sequence ATGAACACGAACCGGGTGATCGGGCAGATCAGGGGGATCCTTGATCCGATCCTGAAGCAGCTGGATCTGGAACTGGTCGAAGTGACCTTCCGGGTGGAAAACGGCCGGTGGATCCTGAGGATCACCATCGACTGCGAAACCGGTGTCAGGGTGGAGCACTGTACGAAGGTGAGCAGGGAACTGAGCGTTCACCTGGATGTCGAGGATATCATCCCCGTCAAGTACTACCTGGAGGTTTCGTCCCCGGGACTGGACAGGCCCCTCAAGGACGAGAAGGATTTTGAACGGTTCACGGGCCGCCTCGTGGCAATCAAGACCCACAGATCCGTAGCGGGTCGCAAAAAGATCCGGGGTACTCTGGAAGGGATCGAGGACGGCATCGTCAAAGTCCTGCTCGAGGAAGGGATCCGGATCGATGTGCCGGTGGAGGACATTGCCACTGCACGGCTTGATTTCAAGTTCTGA